In Aciduliprofundum sp. MAR08-339, a single window of DNA contains:
- a CDS encoding NAD(+) kinase: MKFALIANPEKRECVEIARRIYDKIHPEVDTHTGNALGVEGIPMERIEADIIITVGGDGTILLALQRARGMILGINMGLLGFLTEIGPDEFDLAMEKIERGEYFVDRRMRIMVKLNGKRLYDCTNEVVIHTSEIAKLRSYSVFYENELLDEFRADGLIVATPTGSTSYALSAGGPIMYPNLEDIVLTPIAPFKRYPRSFVLPAGKIKVRLKDERTNLLVLDGQYSIEIGGDDLIEIEKSEKYAEFVRFRNSPISRIRETLLG; the protein is encoded by the coding sequence ATGAAATTTGCTCTCATAGCGAATCCGGAGAAGAGGGAATGTGTGGAGATTGCGCGGAGGATCTACGATAAAATACATCCGGAGGTTGATACCCATACGGGAAATGCCCTGGGCGTGGAGGGCATACCCATGGAAAGAATTGAGGCGGATATTATAATCACCGTTGGGGGAGATGGGACAATACTTCTAGCTCTTCAGAGGGCCAGGGGAATGATTCTTGGTATAAATATGGGTCTTCTTGGATTTTTGACAGAGATAGGACCTGATGAGTTTGATCTTGCTATGGAGAAGATTGAAAGGGGCGAATACTTCGTTGATAGGAGAATGAGAATAATGGTTAAATTGAACGGAAAGCGTCTTTACGATTGCACAAATGAGGTTGTTATTCACACCTCTGAAATTGCAAAGTTAAGGAGCTATTCCGTGTTTTACGAGAATGAACTTCTGGACGAATTCAGGGCTGATGGCCTGATAGTTGCCACGCCCACAGGGTCCACATCCTATGCCCTTAGCGCAGGAGGACCTATAATGTATCCAAATCTTGAGGATATAGTTCTCACACCAATTGCTCCATTCAAAAGATATCCCCGCTCATTCGTACTTCCTGCTGGAAAAATAAAGGTAAGACTCAAAGATGAACGAACAAATCTGCTCGTTCTTGATGGGCAGTACAGTATTGAGATAGGTGGCGATGATCTTATAGAAATTGAAAAATCCGAAAAATATGCGGAATTTGTCAGGTTCAGAAACTCTCCAATAAGCAGGATCAGGGAAACTCTTCTTGGGTGA
- a CDS encoding Mov34/MPN/PAD-1 family protein, protein MIPLWKIKKEVLKLIMESSKSSYPNEFGAFLRAKHKIIYEIILLPGTISGGRSVLYNLLMKPIDFTIVGSVHSHPSGVPLPSQADLDMFSRTGDVHIIVAYPFTLSSWKAYNRMGEEIEVKII, encoded by the coding sequence GTGATTCCCTTGTGGAAAATAAAGAAGGAAGTTCTAAAACTCATAATGGAATCCTCAAAATCCTCATATCCCAACGAGTTTGGAGCCTTTCTCCGGGCAAAACACAAAATAATCTACGAGATAATTCTACTTCCCGGCACAATTTCCGGGGGAAGAAGCGTGCTCTACAATCTTCTTATGAAACCCATTGACTTCACCATAGTTGGCTCCGTGCATTCTCATCCTTCAGGTGTACCCTTGCCATCTCAGGCGGATCTGGATATGTTCTCTCGCACGGGAGATGTTCATATAATAGTGGCTTATCCATTCACCCTTTCTTCCTGGAAGGCATACAACAGGATGGGAGAGGAAATTGAAGTGAAAATAATTTGA
- a CDS encoding RNA-binding protein, producing MSLEEIGDLIEEELDDKDSVREIGIKSARVIIRLSSQSIIMMHRGENVDEIVRKLKEEVWHLKSLLVNQYPDLLYSGFVQNALQEYCEAMVFRSILRDEPIPSHRELGVNPEAYIMGMGDVVGELRREVLESLRNENFSTAEKYLSLMESIYEMLMRFNYPSGLVPLKPKQDTARSLIEKTRSEITIALMTNRIARKIEHKKN from the coding sequence ATGAGTCTTGAGGAAATCGGAGATCTGATTGAAGAGGAACTTGACGATAAGGATTCTGTAAGGGAGATTGGAATAAAATCAGCCAGGGTGATAATAAGGCTTTCCTCGCAATCAATAATCATGATGCATCGCGGTGAGAATGTGGATGAAATTGTGAGAAAACTGAAGGAAGAGGTGTGGCATCTAAAAAGCCTCCTTGTGAATCAGTATCCTGATCTCCTTTATTCAGGGTTTGTGCAAAATGCTCTTCAGGAGTACTGTGAGGCCATGGTGTTTCGGTCTATTTTGAGGGATGAACCAATACCGAGTCATAGGGAACTGGGGGTAAATCCTGAGGCCTACATCATGGGGATGGGAGATGTTGTTGGAGAACTGCGACGTGAGGTGCTGGAATCTCTAAGGAATGAGAATTTTTCTACGGCTGAAAAATACCTTTCTCTGATGGAAAGCATTTACGAGATGCTTATGCGTTTCAATTATCCTTCGGGGCTTGTTCCTCTCAAACCGAAGCAGGACACTGCCAGATCCCTGATTGAGAAAACGAGAAGTGAGATAACAATTGCGCTTATGACAAACCGCATTGCCAGAAAGATAGAGCATAAGAAAAATTAA
- a CDS encoding DNA integrity scanning protein DisA nucleotide-binding domain protein, which translates to MQEPTKIVVMGDDPERAAEKFENADLILVYPKNRRPTVQFLLKKNVKSVFSDYSFFPDIETLNIIRDTILYLFNSSLITSKDRVLFVFEKEGESHHLFFDMTKLKMLSLLDTLSDRLERDIVENVLKLSMQIVKKGREGSPAGALFIIGDTNNVMRYVVQKIANPMSGIDKNLRNLLNEENFDTLREFAIMDGATIVDDRGYVVSAGAYVKNLVLDEWILDGYGGRHLAARSITKLTKAISFAVSSEGTIRVYRDGKMIYELNNF; encoded by the coding sequence GTGCAGGAACCTACAAAGATAGTGGTTATGGGAGATGATCCTGAGCGTGCTGCGGAGAAGTTTGAAAATGCAGATCTTATTCTCGTGTACCCCAAGAACAGGAGACCAACGGTGCAATTTCTGCTTAAAAAGAATGTTAAAAGTGTGTTTTCCGATTATTCTTTTTTCCCTGATATTGAAACTCTAAATATAATTAGGGACACCATCCTGTACCTTTTCAATTCATCACTCATCACTTCAAAGGATCGTGTGCTCTTCGTTTTTGAGAAGGAAGGTGAGAGTCATCACCTTTTCTTTGATATGACGAAATTAAAAATGCTATCCCTTCTGGACACGCTCTCCGATCGTCTTGAACGGGATATTGTTGAAAATGTGCTAAAACTCTCAATGCAAATTGTTAAGAAGGGTCGAGAGGGTTCTCCAGCAGGTGCCCTGTTCATTATTGGGGATACAAATAATGTAATGCGGTATGTTGTGCAGAAGATAGCCAATCCTATGAGCGGAATAGATAAAAATCTCAGAAATTTGCTCAATGAAGAGAATTTTGATACTTTGCGGGAGTTTGCCATAATGGATGGAGCAACAATTGTGGACGATAGGGGGTACGTTGTATCTGCTGGTGCATACGTGAAAAATCTGGTTTTGGATGAGTGGATTCTTGATGGGTACGGCGGCAGGCATCTGGCAGCAAGGTCCATAACGAAACTAACAAAGGCGATAAGTTTTGCAGTATCAAGCGAGGGTACAATAAGGGTTTACAGGGATGGAAAAATGATATACGAGTTGAATAATTTTTAG
- the rpsJ gene encoding 30S ribosomal protein S10: MAVYKARIRLSGTDHKKVDEVCNQIKKIAERTGVELHGPIPLPTKRLVVPIRKAPDGEGSETWERWEMRVHKRLIDIDADERALRQLMRIQIPDGIHIEIELKS; this comes from the coding sequence ATGGCAGTATATAAGGCCAGGATAAGGCTAAGCGGTACAGACCACAAAAAGGTAGATGAAGTTTGTAATCAGATTAAAAAAATCGCGGAAAGAACGGGTGTGGAGCTGCACGGACCAATACCCCTTCCCACAAAGAGGCTGGTGGTACCCATAAGGAAGGCTCCCGATGGAGAGGGTAGCGAGACATGGGAGCGCTGGGAAATGCGCGTGCATAAGAGGCTCATAGACATAGATGCTGATGAACGCGCCCTAAGACAACTCATGCGCATCCAGATCCCTGATGGGATACACATAGAGATTGAGTTAAAATCCTAA